Proteins found in one Streptococcus mitis genomic segment:
- a CDS encoding histidine phosphatase family protein, which yields MVKVRLYLVRHGRTMFNAIGRAQGWSDTPLTAEGERGIQELGIGLRESGLQFERAYSSDSGRTIQTMGIILDELGLQGKIPYRMDKRIREWCFGSFDGAYDGDLFMGIIPRIFNVDHVHQLSYAELAEGLVEVDTAGWAEGWEKLSGRIKEGFEAIAKEMEEQGGGTALVVSHGMTIGTIVYLINGMHPHGLDNGSVTILEYEDGQFSVEVVGDRSYRELGREKMEDKNSR from the coding sequence ATGGTAAAAGTACGATTGTATTTGGTACGTCATGGTAGGACTATGTTTAATGCGATTGGTCGCGCGCAAGGTTGGAGCGATACTCCCTTAACAGCCGAAGGTGAACGAGGGATTCAAGAGTTAGGAATCGGTTTGCGAGAATCTGGTCTACAGTTTGAGCGCGCTTATTCCAGTGATTCTGGTCGCACCATTCAGACAATGGGTATCATCCTTGATGAACTTGGCTTGCAGGGAAAAATCCCTTATCGCATGGACAAGCGTATCAGAGAATGGTGTTTTGGTAGCTTTGACGGAGCTTATGATGGTGATCTTTTCATGGGCATTATTCCTCGTATCTTTAATGTGGACCACGTTCACCAATTATCTTATGCTGAACTGGCTGAAGGTTTGGTAGAGGTCGATACAGCTGGTTGGGCTGAAGGATGGGAAAAACTCAGTGGCCGCATCAAGGAAGGTTTTGAAGCGATTGCTAAAGAAATGGAAGAACAAGGCGGGGGCACTGCTCTTGTCGTGAGCCACGGAATGACCATTGGAACCATTGTTTATCTGATTAATGGTATGCATCCGCATGGTTTAGATAATGGTAGCGTGACGATTCTTGAATATGAGGACGGCCAGTTTAGCGTAGAAGTTGTCGGCGACCGTAGTTACCGAGAACTAGGACGGGAGAAGATGGAGGATAAAAATAGTCGATAG